In the genome of Fluviispira vulneris, one region contains:
- the lepA gene encoding translation elongation factor 4, with product MSKTANAEPNLIRNFCIIAHIDHGKSTLADRLLEMTGAVADREKQAQILDSMDLERERGITIKAQTATVDYKAKDGQIYTLNLIDTPGHVDFTYEVSRSLTACEGALLVVDATQGVEAQTVANVYLAADNNVEVLPVINKADLPSADYERVCLQIEEELAIDTTNAIKCSAKTGMGVPDILEAIIHNIPAPDDTREKPLRALIFDSWFDTYQGVIVLVRVVDGQVKIGDQIKMMHSGKTFEVQKLGIMCVKAFPRESLSSGEVGYIIANVKDVKDSRVGDTICHANDEVDALPGFKKAKQMVFAGIFPVETNQYESLKDALAKLTLNDSSLSYEPETSVALGFGFRCGFLGLLHMEIIQERLEREYNMNVIFTAPTCVYIVETTKGEELKVDNPANLPPPTNIAKFSEPVVKATFHMPQEHLGAVMSLLIERRGVQTKMEYLTQSRVMLQYELPLNEMVFDFFDRLKSISRGYASMDYEFLCYRESELVKLDILVNGEPLDALSCIVHRSNSFERGRLLVKKLRGVIPRQQFEVALQAAIGSKVIARETLSAMRKDVTAKCYGGDISRKRKLLDKQKEGKKRMKQVGSVEIPQEAFMAILNLSDVE from the coding sequence ATGAGCAAAACAGCAAATGCAGAACCGAATTTAATAAGAAATTTTTGTATAATTGCGCATATCGACCACGGTAAATCAACCCTTGCAGACCGCCTCCTCGAAATGACGGGTGCTGTCGCTGATAGAGAAAAACAAGCTCAAATTCTCGATAGTATGGATCTCGAACGCGAGAGAGGCATTACCATCAAAGCTCAGACAGCAACTGTTGATTACAAAGCAAAAGATGGACAAATATACACATTAAATCTCATAGACACCCCCGGTCACGTGGATTTTACTTATGAAGTGAGTCGGAGTTTGACAGCCTGTGAAGGTGCGTTGCTTGTCGTAGATGCCACTCAAGGTGTTGAAGCACAAACGGTTGCCAATGTTTATTTAGCTGCAGATAACAACGTTGAAGTTCTTCCTGTCATTAATAAAGCAGATTTACCAAGCGCAGATTATGAAAGAGTTTGCTTACAAATAGAAGAAGAACTTGCAATAGATACAACAAATGCAATTAAATGCAGTGCAAAAACAGGTATGGGTGTTCCAGACATTCTTGAAGCGATTATACATAATATTCCTGCACCAGATGATACGCGTGAAAAGCCTTTACGAGCGCTTATTTTTGATAGCTGGTTTGACACCTATCAAGGTGTAATTGTTCTTGTGCGCGTTGTAGATGGACAAGTCAAAATCGGTGACCAAATAAAAATGATGCACTCAGGAAAAACCTTTGAAGTGCAAAAACTTGGGATTATGTGTGTCAAAGCCTTTCCTAGAGAAAGCCTGAGTTCAGGTGAAGTGGGATATATCATCGCAAATGTTAAAGACGTTAAAGACTCTCGTGTTGGTGATACGATCTGTCATGCCAATGACGAAGTCGATGCTTTGCCTGGATTTAAAAAAGCAAAACAAATGGTTTTTGCAGGGATATTCCCAGTTGAAACCAATCAATATGAATCTTTGAAAGATGCCCTTGCAAAGTTAACGTTAAATGACAGCTCGTTAAGTTATGAACCTGAAACTTCTGTGGCCTTAGGTTTTGGCTTCCGCTGCGGTTTTCTAGGTCTTCTTCATATGGAAATCATTCAAGAGCGCCTTGAACGTGAGTACAATATGAACGTAATTTTCACGGCACCCACTTGCGTTTACATTGTGGAAACAACAAAAGGGGAAGAATTAAAAGTCGATAACCCTGCAAATTTACCTCCACCAACGAACATTGCTAAATTCTCAGAACCGGTTGTAAAAGCGACTTTCCATATGCCACAAGAACATTTAGGCGCTGTTATGTCCCTGCTCATAGAGCGCAGAGGCGTGCAAACAAAAATGGAATATTTGACCCAAAGTCGCGTCATGCTTCAGTATGAACTGCCTTTAAATGAAATGGTTTTTGACTTTTTTGACCGCTTAAAAAGTATATCCAGAGGCTACGCTAGCATGGACTATGAATTCCTCTGCTATAGAGAGAGTGAATTGGTAAAACTCGATATCCTTGTCAATGGTGAACCCCTTGATGCACTTTCTTGCATCGTTCACCGGAGCAATTCTTTTGAGCGAGGACGCTTGCTCGTTAAAAAATTAAGAGGAGTGATTCCACGTCAACAGTTTGAAGTAGCCTTACAAGCAGCTATAGGTTCGAAGGTGATCGCCCGAGAAACATTGAGTGCAATGCGTAAAGACGTCACTGCAAAATGCTATGGTGGAGATATTTCACGTAAGCGCAAATTGCTCGATAAGCAAAAAGAGGGCAAAAAGCGTATGAAACAAGTTGGTAGTGTTGAAATTCCACAAGAAGCATTTATGGCAATACTTAACCTATCAGATGTGGAATGA
- a CDS encoding MFS transporter has translation MMKQNGKKIFFLIYLVLFEFAVYLSNDMILPALTNVVKDFNAPTSLIPLSLGIFLVGSLSIQLIVGPFSDRYGRRPTMFFGGLIVLIGNILGAVAPNMPLFFVARIMQGMGPCFIGVAGYACVHELYEEKEAVHVISWMASVALLAPMMGPILGSLIMIFEGWRMIFYTTFILCFIGLVGLWFYMPETLNKTKARPIHLISILKNYIEIIKVKRFLYGSLSYGFLFGALMIWISSSPLILQDMLGLNAIEFSLVQIPIFLSFILGTFILRYLTNLLTIERCMFIGLIICSFGFLTLIGMTFLYPTSILLLIISIAIFDFGYGILAAPLNRIVLDSTHHSKGIASALFYFISFAIGSSTCAIYGEIYNGKMFSFTFFICVIMLISFGLLLKMRREKPE, from the coding sequence ATGATGAAACAGAACGGCAAAAAAATTTTCTTTCTTATTTATTTAGTATTGTTCGAATTTGCTGTTTATTTATCAAACGATATGATCCTTCCTGCATTGACAAATGTTGTGAAGGATTTTAATGCGCCAACGAGTCTGATACCTCTATCTCTCGGAATTTTTTTAGTAGGATCCCTTTCTATCCAACTCATTGTGGGCCCTTTTTCTGACCGTTATGGCAGAAGACCCACAATGTTTTTTGGTGGTTTAATTGTATTAATTGGTAATATTCTTGGAGCAGTTGCACCAAATATGCCCCTCTTTTTTGTTGCCCGCATAATGCAAGGCATGGGTCCTTGTTTTATCGGCGTGGCAGGATATGCGTGCGTGCATGAATTGTATGAAGAAAAAGAAGCTGTGCATGTGATTTCGTGGATGGCGTCTGTTGCTTTATTGGCCCCCATGATGGGTCCCATCTTAGGCAGCCTTATTATGATATTCGAAGGCTGGCGGATGATATTTTACACCACATTTATTCTATGTTTTATAGGGCTTGTGGGGCTTTGGTTTTATATGCCAGAGACCTTAAACAAAACAAAAGCGAGACCTATTCATCTTATAAGCATTCTGAAAAACTATATTGAAATAATAAAAGTAAAAAGATTTTTATATGGCAGTTTAAGCTATGGATTTTTATTCGGAGCTTTGATGATTTGGATCTCAAGCTCTCCACTTATTTTACAAGATATGCTGGGTCTCAATGCCATTGAGTTTAGTTTGGTACAAATTCCTATCTTTTTATCTTTTATTTTAGGAACTTTTATTCTTCGTTACCTTACGAATTTACTCACAATCGAAAGATGTATGTTTATCGGATTGATTATATGTTCTTTTGGTTTCTTAACCTTAATTGGCATGACTTTCCTATATCCTACAAGCATATTGCTTCTTATTATTTCTATAGCAATATTTGACTTTGGTTATGGTATTCTTGCTGCTCCACTGAATCGAATTGTCCTAGACTCAACCCATCATTCTAAAGGCATAGCCTCAGCATTATTTTATTTTATTTCCTTTGCTATTGGCTCATCTACATGTGCAATTTATGGCGAAATTTATAACGGAAAAATGTTTTCATTTACATTTTTTATCTGTGTCATAATGCTCATTTCATTTGGACTTCTGTTAAAGATGAGAAGAGAAAAACCAGAGTGA
- a CDS encoding metallophosphoesterase → MQKIALPEYFPQIEWISYVLLGLLLILVTLFFVADCLNIIRRIVYYFKRKNYIDELKKPSLEGNIHNERRRFLFSIATVVAFCLFGRAYNNARRTPNVKNVKVPIEKLHPDLKSFKIVQLTDFHIGITIDKEYVERVVEKVNELNADIIVITGDLVDGYVAKLKDWVSPLERLKAKHGLFYVNGNHEYYWGASGWARYMEEIGFTFLENEHRLLKIGRSLVVIGGVTDLQAERFNRSQKCSPKKSIIGAPKLADLKVLLAHQPVTAYDSAELGYYNLQLSGHTHGGQLWPGTWLIHLIQPFHPGLTLYRKMWVYVSRGTGYWGPPVRLDADSEITLISFEQA, encoded by the coding sequence ATGCAAAAAATAGCTTTACCTGAATATTTTCCACAGATAGAGTGGATAAGTTATGTGCTCTTGGGTTTATTATTAATTCTAGTGACATTATTCTTCGTTGCAGACTGTCTTAATATTATTAGACGAATTGTTTATTATTTTAAAAGAAAAAACTACATAGATGAATTAAAAAAGCCAAGTCTAGAAGGAAATATTCATAATGAGAGAAGACGTTTTTTATTTTCAATAGCTACAGTTGTTGCTTTTTGCCTTTTTGGGCGTGCTTATAATAATGCCCGTCGCACACCAAATGTAAAAAACGTTAAAGTACCAATTGAGAAACTTCATCCTGATTTAAAATCATTTAAAATTGTTCAATTAACTGATTTTCATATTGGCATAACGATTGATAAAGAATATGTTGAGCGGGTAGTCGAAAAAGTTAATGAATTAAATGCTGATATTATTGTAATAACAGGTGATCTTGTTGATGGATATGTTGCTAAATTGAAAGATTGGGTTTCTCCCCTTGAGCGCTTAAAAGCAAAGCATGGTCTGTTTTATGTAAATGGTAACCATGAATATTATTGGGGTGCATCTGGCTGGGCTCGTTATATGGAAGAAATTGGTTTTACATTTTTAGAAAATGAACACCGATTATTAAAAATAGGCAGATCTCTCGTTGTCATTGGGGGAGTCACCGATCTCCAAGCAGAACGCTTTAATCGCTCTCAAAAATGCAGTCCTAAAAAGTCAATCATTGGTGCGCCTAAACTTGCAGATTTGAAAGTATTGTTAGCGCATCAGCCTGTGACTGCATATGATTCCGCTGAACTTGGTTACTACAACTTACAATTATCAGGACATACCCATGGTGGACAGCTCTGGCCTGGAACCTGGCTGATTCACCTTATACAGCCTTTTCATCCGGGTTTGACATTGTATCGAAAAATGTGGGTTTATGTCAGTCGTGGAACAGGATATTGGGGGCCGCCTGTTCGCTTGGATGCCGATTCTGAAATCACATTAATTTCTTTTGAGCAGGCTTAA